From Alkalicoccobacillus plakortidis:
GGGATACTCGCGGGTATCCTTTCTCCTCACACGGGTAACGACGCTTTCTCGCGGGTTTCTACTCTCCCCTAACATAATTTTCAAGAATCGTTCAGTATTAAAATCTGCTAATCTACGTTACAATAGACGAAGTTTCGACAAAAATCAGAAAAAGGAGTTTCATAGAATGAAAGCAAAAATAGGAATAGCTCTTTCTTGGGGATTCATCCTACTTACCTTATGCCTCTTTCTAGTGATTCTCTATCAGGAGAAACAACTAGATGGTCCGCACGAAGCCTTCGCAAAAGGTGACGAAGAAAGCGAACCTCCAACTGATCTTCATCCTGTTGTCGCCGAAAAGGCAGATGAACTTGTTGAAGAAGCAAAGAAAAAGGATATTCAAGTCGTCATTACAGACGATTTTCGTACAATAGAAGATCAGGATTCTCTTTATGATAGGGGAAGAGAGTCAGGAGACAAGATCGTAACACATGCCAAAGGTGGCGAATCCTATCACAATTATGGACTGGCTATAGATTTCGCCCTAAAAACCGATGATGGTGATGTGATCTGGGATCTTAACTACGATGGAAATGATAACGGAGAAGCCGATTGGATGGAGGTTGTCGCCATAGCCAAGGATCTAGGTTTCACATGGGGTGGCGACTGGACAAGATTCAAAGATTATCCGCATTTACAAATGGACTTTGGATATAGCATTAATGAATTACAACG
This genomic window contains:
- a CDS encoding M15 family metallopeptidase codes for the protein MKAKIGIALSWGFILLTLCLFLVILYQEKQLDGPHEAFAKGDEESEPPTDLHPVVAEKADELVEEAKKKDIQVVITDDFRTIEDQDSLYDRGRESGDKIVTHAKGGESYHNYGLAIDFALKTDDGDVIWDLNYDGNDNGEADWMEVVAIAKDLGFTWGGDWTRFKDYPHLQMDFGYSINELQRGYYPAHE